One part of the Malus sylvestris chromosome 2, drMalSylv7.2, whole genome shotgun sequence genome encodes these proteins:
- the LOC126613696 gene encoding uncharacterized protein LOC126613696, with amino-acid sequence MACTIDFRRLDEGFGGKTYKRKRNPQASDEDASVFGGSAMEIDDSYPPPAKRSAVPSSDNPDKPSFGKPSYDGVIAGKVSGRKWKQPRKQRASAAQVSRKGTTFEERAKAKEIKRAYRERMTELKDEIKKNKEGKRRKREEREKKKRENILRSGTKLQVISNPKTIKKIAKTKDRKLLQPVPEHLINKNRRKRNNNDDE; translated from the coding sequence ATGGCCTGCACAATCGATTTCCGCCGCCTAGACGAAGGCTTCGGCGGCAAAACCTACAAGCGCAAGAGAAACCCCCAAGCCTCCGACGAAGATGCCTCTGTCTTTGGCGGCTCTGCAATGGAAATCGATGACTCGTATCCACCTCCAGCGAAGCGGTCGGCGGTACCCTCGTCTGACAATCCTGACAAGCCCAGCTTCGGGAAGCCGAGCTACGACGGCGTCATCGCGGGAAAAGTCTCCGGCCGGAAGTGGAAGCAGCCGAGGAAGCAGAGGGCGTCGGCGGCACAAGTTAGCCGAAAGGGGACGACGTTCGAGGAGAGGGCAAAGGCGAAGGAGATAAAGAGGGCTTACAGAGAGAGAATGACGGAGCTGAAGGACGAGATCAAGAAGAACAAGGaggggaagaggaggaagagggaggagagggagaagaagaagagggagaatATCTTGAGGTCTGGGACTAAGCTGCAGGTGATTTCGAACCCGAAGACAATCAAGAAGATTGCAAAGACGAAGGATCGGAAGCTCCTCCAGCCGGTTCCGGAGCATTTGATCAACAAGAACAGGAGGAAGAGGAACAACAACGACGACGAATAG